Genomic DNA from Dysidea avara chromosome 10, odDysAvar1.4, whole genome shotgun sequence:
CATGTAAGAAAGAAGACTGGTGTTCTTTTCACAATGAAAAATCCTGGGTTACTTCACCATGGCAGCGTATTAACTTTGCAGATAGCGTTAACAAAATGGAAGCAGAAATGGAAATGGAAAATGAAGAAGGTATGAATATTAATTGATAGCAATTTGTAAATAAACAAGCTACTAAACAGAATCTCTACCAGAATTCAGTACCAGTTATGCTGCAGTGAATTACTAGGAGAAGGTGATGGCATACATGGCAAAGATGATAAAGCAAATGGATTTCCTGGTAATTATGTATAGTCACAAATACCAAAATAAAAAAGTTTACTAGAAGAAAATATGGTTGTTATACCAATGAATACAGTCAGCACTTCCACCACTCTACGGCTCCCTCTCAGCCAGGAAGAAAGACTGTATCTTCATCATCAGCTATCACTAGCATTCCTACAGTATTTTGCCTCTGGCTAGCAGTCCTCCACCAGGTAGTGGGATCACTTCTTTAGATTTTTTGACACCTAGCAGGGGTACTGGCAGCTCACAAAAAACTACCGTGATGGCAACGCCTACCTCCTTTGGTAAatcaaataatattaataatgtaTTGTCCATTATTCTAACCATAACATCTAACAATTTGATGAGGATGAGCAAATTGTATAATGTTTATTCAACAGTATCAGCTAGTGCATGTTCTGTGATGGTTCTCCCTGTAGTGGTCTATTCTTCTTGACCAGTATGTCTGCTGTCATATTGAATTGGCAACAATAATCAGAAATGAACTGGACATGATGATAATGGACTTAGTAATGTAAGTGAAGAACATTTTGTAGAGTAGTGAACATGTGAAATGTGTTGAGGAAAACATAGTAGTGGGTATATGAAATTGATTTGGGAATACTGATCACTTAGGAACCAGGGTAAAATCACTTGAATGAAATAAATGTCTGGGCCATAATTTGAGACAATACTGAATATTGTAGTGGACTACACTCATTTGACCGGTAATTTAAGATCATTTGTCTTACTCCAgttttattaaaatataatCACTCACAGTTAATTGTCATTAGCACTGTGTTTATTTGTTGATATACAGGAAACTTCCATAAGGTACTAAGCAGTACTACAGTTCATCAACAAGTTAACTTTAACTTTGAAAGTACATTTGTAAAGCAGTAATTTGGGACTGATCACTCACATGAGCTTTTCTATGAAGAGTTTGTACAGCTTTTACAGGTAAtctgtgtgcgtgcgtgcatgcatccgtgcgtgcatgcgtctgtgcgtgcgtgcgtgtgtcaCTGTTttacacacaagacacattcCATTTTATCATGTGTTGATTTTTGTTGATCATCAGAGTCTTCCAACTGAACATGCTAGACAAGCATTTATCTCATGTGATCCAGAGGGGATGAGCTCCATTCCTGCAGTTGACTTTATCAAGTTGATGAGCAAGATCAGAGAATTTAGAATGTCCTCACATGTAAAGGACCACCTGCTATCAGTAAACGCATTTGTAGTATAAAATTTAAGATGTTGTGTATGTGCTTTCTGTAACACCCTATTCACACTAGCCGGGTATTGCATGGCATAGTTCTCCATCAAGCTGTACTAAGCCATGCCCAGCCAACTCAACAAGATGAGGCAGGTCAAAATACATATTCTGGGCAATCAACCTTAATAATGTGTTGTTGTTAAGCATTTGGCTGTGCTCTAACTAACAGTATGTATAGGATTTACCTTGCTTCCAGTAGACTATTATAATCCCAACCATTTTGATCTACGTACCAATGCCTATTGATATTCCCAGCTAAAGAACCAAATTCCTACAACACAGTAGCTACATCATTGTACAGCTTAACATTATATGTGCTCATTATTATCCGGGGCATGCGATCTCTAGTTGCAGCAGATTGAGCTGGATATATTAAAGTTATACGTAGTTGGATAGTGTGAACAGGGTGTGAGCCATCATCCAACTGTATATACGTAGTTGAGTGACATGTGGATTTTCTGATCTACTGGTGTAGGTTGCTGGTGGGTCAGTTGATCAACAGATCAGCTTTCCATGGTTCAAGGCATTTAATCAGTTGTTGGGTAACTTGGATATTATGGAGAAGATAGTCCATGAAGCTGTCAAGTCTAATCCTAATAACACTGCTACTAAAGGTTTGTGTATGTGGAGTGTACAGCAAGTGGCTTAGTGTATCATGTATCATATTGATTTTGAATTATGCACTATGTGTCTGGGTTATGGTCTACAGTTAACGTATAGAAAAGTTTAAGAAGTTTTGTTTGCATAAGAAAGCTAGAGTACTTATTCTGTCATTACAGATGAAGTCATGAGAGTATCACAACAGTATGCACAGGTGAGTATCCCAAgtaatggttacattttgaCTTTCAttgtattctaattgtttagGTCACACCTTTACAAGTAAACATGTTATTTGATTTGTGCAACCTTGAAAGAAGAGAACGATAAGTACTTCCTGTAAGTTACAAGATGTGTCTAAATGTATGCTGGTAGCTTGTTCTTGTAGGTCAATTGTTGTCAGTGACTTCAACAAGCTACTCTACTGGGATCCTATGGTAGTAACTGCTCCATTAAAGTTTGTTATATGTCAAGTCATGGTCTTACCTATTTCCTATTTTAGTAAGTGTTAGTACACACATGCTGTATTTCTTCCATTTTACAGTTACATACCTTGACAGTAAACATTGTATTGTTTGTTGTATAGGTACACTTTAGCTTGTTGTGGCcatccaatctcagagcttctattaTCTTAAAGGAACGGTGCATTGTTTACATGGCAAAGCCATTAAAGTTTATGATACAGCATTACTTAATTGCATGACATAGAATAATATAGTAGTGGTGAAGTTTATACAACATGTTTTAATCTTGTACTCCTACTATATACATATAGCGAGACACAACTGTATGAAATTAACACTACACAACAACCTATGTCCATGTATCACATGCTTATCTGCTTTTCGTCTGTTACagtaaaagtgtgtataattatgGTTATGTAATGATTTCACTGCCAGTGAAATAATGTGGATTTAAACGGCTTTAATACATGCATTGTACCTGTAAGGGCATGTCCTCAGTTGCCTTATTATGTTATTCTTTGTCATTTTTTCAGAAACCCtctttaaaaatcctagatctgccaatGGAGATGTGTATGGCCAGCAAACATAATCACTGACTCATTCTCTATTTAGTCTTGCTGTACTTAAGGGGGTTGGGTCAATTGGGTCACGTCCTGCGTTATTGAATATCTTGGACTAGATCACATGTGAATTGAATTAATTAGTTTAGTTTGATGATATGGAAGTGTACCATATAGTCTAGCAGTTTGCTTTGTGTGCCACGCCCAGTAgctcacatgcatacacacatatttGTGGAGTAGTGCTATGCAatagcaaaattttcacaagaAAATTGATAGTAATGAAAATATCAAATATGTATTGCGATAGTATCTAAATGACAGATCAGtagttagctgcttgtacaattgagaattttgtgaacaaacttgctaatttatacactgttacacCTAATCATTGCTCCTTTCTTGAGAAAAGACAAGAATATGGTTCATGAACATAACTACTTAGTAGTCATTAGAAGTGTTATCCATCACAATAGTGTAGAGGCTAAATATCACGATACGATTTGAAAATTAATATCACGATACTCGATGTTTTTTGACTATTGCCCAGCTCTAATGTGGAGCCACACTCCTTAATCAGTAGGTGAGTTATAGGATTGTACAAATCCATGCCAGTTGCTGTCTGCAGGCTTTTTGTAAAACCACTCCCAGTAATTGATTGTACAAGTCATGGTCTAATCTTGCAGCAGGCCAACTACTTTCATGAGGCATTCTGAATTATCAGGAATATGTGATACTGTCTGTTTGTATATGTGAAGCCCCACTAATTTATCAACAAGGTGAATTAAAGTTTGTGGGTGTGCAAAagaagccacacccatttacaGGTGTATGGGAAACATGTTTTGCTGTCTGTAAATTTATGTACAACCATACCCACTGactgggcaattggaaacagtggaaatggaaattggaaatggaaaacggaaatggtcaagttgtcatataaatgtaccctagagtataTAAAACCCTTGTATAGTGACCACCTCTTAAAgacaaccttcttataaagaccactttGTAATTACTGTAGATCTCCaagatggctaaggcatactgacccacttcatggtcacctattaaaagaccaccctctttacatAGACCACCTCTCCACATTGTAATAATAcctaggttccaaacatctatttcataacttatcaaaacagctagatcagctaaaaaataatatattcttaagtagagctgagcgatagtgcaactatcactatcacgatttgatagtaacttttatatcacgataacgATAGTATCACGATAGTACTACTAGTTATCAAAGACACTCAACTTCACATAAATGACACACAAATAATCCAATTACACACCACGTATCTCGTTTTCTAACGCTATATTGGTAAATTGTTATGTATTACAgttgtaatctttgttgtgCATGCTCAACTGGACTTTCACAGTTTCCTCAACTTCAACACTATCATGTTTGCTGCTGTTATTCATGTTTGTGAGAAATGTTTTGATATATTGCGATAGTATGATTGCATACTATCATTATCATGATTGTTACTCACTATCACGATAATCGATAGATTGCAACTATCACTCAGCTCTATtcttaaggtcatcatctcTTTATGAGAGCCTTATTTCAGTTGCATGGACTAAGGAGTTAACATATTCTGGTACATCTGAACTAAGCGATAATGGTAGATGACTTGAatgaagtgtggaccaaaatatgggagatgacattgacctctttctatgagtcatgtttgaagcttatcaaatattaccatggTCTTTATAAAACATGACCATGAAGTGGCCTTACCTATCTTTAGAACCTAATTACATTGTAGTTTTTGTATAGAAGTAGTCTTcatacagaggtggtctttaaaagTAACACTATGTGAGGTTTTACCCTAGGACAGTAAGAGCCTAGCTGTCTTGATAATGTCATGGAATAGATGCTTGGAATCTTAGTTATTATTACGTGAGAGGtgcatggtctttgtaaagagggtggtctgAAATGGTCTTTTAAGTCAGCTATCTTTGAGatttaattacaatgtggtctttgtaaggaggtggtctttataagaaggtggtctttaagaggtggccactaaacaagggtttcactCCAGGGTACGTTTGTATGATGATTTGACTATTTCCATTTTCTACTTCCACTTTCCATTTCTGGTTTccgtttccactgtttccaattgcccccaCTGACTTATTGttaactagcattggtacctacAGTTCAGGACTGCTTACAATATTACAAAGTATGCGCTAAGCTTATTCTTGTATCTATATAGTAGCAAAAATTCATTGGAAAAGTGCCAATCTCCTAATTACAAACAATTACATCTCATAGGAAGCCGTATCTCACTACCCAAGATTCAACACCTTTGCAGTAGTGGAGTAAGTAATACATTGGACACAAAAgaagacaaaggcaagtccGTGATGCACATCTTGTAGCTATGGAGGCaggccaaacagtgaaaaaattaatcCCATAGCATTTACCATTGTcgaattatgcttgtctgaaggaatcagttagtcaTAGCAAATTGATTTTTCAATTTTGCTTTTTGGATCATTCTGAAACACATTTAGCCTAATCAATGCTGCTAAGTTGTGAAGAaaaggtgaggctggttttccAGAGATATTTTATGGCAGTAAAGTACCAATCTTCATCATCCCCACTATACACTAGTGGTgactgtatgatagtatgtcAATGTGTTATATGTGATACTGTGGATTAGAGATTAACATAGTTGCAGAATAATGTTGTGATAGTTTTTTCTTCCACTATAGGAGCTCACTAAATCTAGAGGAGACATCAACATCTGGATGAAATTGCTTGAACCAAATTACCGTTTTGCCTTAGGAGGCATTGGTGGAGGTAAGAGCCATCACAATATTGTTCTAATGTTACAATGCAAATTACAATTGAGTGTGTTAGCGGTACATGTGTACACTTGTAGCTGCGGGAGCTACAGCAGTTTATCCTATTGACTTGGTCATGTTTACAGCTTTACCTGTAGCACAACCAATTAATCTTTCTTTATATATAATAATCCTCATTAATCACTTTTCCAATATTCATTACACTCTGTTCATACATCTTTTGACCTGTGTACAGCATGGTATGACTCGAAATAAATTGCAGTATGAGTCAATCAATCGTATTGTGCCGAACTGGGTCCAGAATGATACAACAAGATGAGGTGGGCTGGCACAGGTTGGCCCATTATAGGATACAATATGAACACATTCTGGACTAATAATATTTTGCTTTTGTTGGCCACACAGCGAGTACTCTAAAAGTGTTCTACAACTACTATAACGTACTGTGAGATGTGCCATGCTTCCTAACTGTTTTGTTCTACTGTCATTATTGTTGCAAATAGGGGTACACCTTGTTGAGTAGTAGTGTGGACAAAGAAAATTTTAGTGCGATAATCTGGAAGCGTGAATGGACCAAAAGGTACATTTGGACAACCTTTGGGTGTGCCAAAGTAATTAGATGAtatgttttatggcagtttttgtatacaaattttcGTTGAAGTATTTGTGGGCACACATCTCAAGAATGTTTTTGCCAGGTTGAAATTCATCAGAAAGGAACATACAGTGACATGTGTGAAAATACTTCATTTGTGTTCCTTGTCTGCTTATTGGGCCACTCAACATgttaccatgtgtcttgatcagttGTGTGTTGGCAAGTTGATGTATTTCTTTATCTTCTTGTTTAGCTCGTATCAGATCTTCTCCAAAATTTGGTGTAACACTTATGACATATGAATTACTACAAAGAGTTTTCCAAGTGGACTTTGGCAAAAGGTAAACACTCCCAAGAGCCATACCTACTGTAGATTATAGTTCCAATGGTCAGTGTATGTATTTACTGTTATTTTTACCAACAGTAAACCACCTAGCAGGAAACGTAGTGATGTTGACCTGTTACCGCAACGAGACCCTGACATGATAGGAGGTTTCAGAGTAGCTCATCATTGTTTGGCTGGAATGGAGAGTAGATATGGATTAGTATTTCCCAAGAATTCACCATCACCAGTGACTACCAACCTTCAGAACTCATGaaatgtttattattattattataaacattTTGTCGTCTTTTGCATTAAAAATAATGTATTTTGATGCACTGATTTGTGTGATTTCTCTTACTACTTCTGATGTGTTCTTTTTTGCAGTACTATACCTTAAACAAAATCATGAGGACCAAAGCCCATTGCCCATAGGCGGCAGaaagggggggcttagccccccctcagaatgatatcacgccaaACTTatccttggagtggggctgaaaatcgTAGACCATTGCCATTGGTCCAGTTGTATGATATAGTGTAGTCTTGCGCAGCTGATTGATccaatgacaaaagaaaagatCTGACTGGAGTGGAGTGTATGGAGTTTTGTGGTGAGTGTAGGGCTATCTCAGGAATTTTATCTTTTTTTATGGTCATGCGCACGATTCACGGTGCAGAAGCGTGATGTATGAACTATGACGTAATGGTGATTCACCTCTAGCGCTCCTAGTCCTCGCCTGCAGATCACAAGGTCTCGCCCCGCCCCTAGACCACCATGTTGTGGTCTGGGGGCGAGACATCACCCGCTTCACACAAATTATACGGAATATAATTATACCGTACGTTTTATGCCATAATATGGGAAACAGCCCATCATATAATACGGTTATTTACAATTTAGAAATCCAAGTTTAGAATTCACCAAGCACATCGAAATAGCTTACACCTGTTACAGGATGTGGTTCACAAGGATCCAGTCGAGCGGATTCAGTTCATCTAGCTTGTTGTGTCTTGTGCCGATAAATCTCGTGTAGCCTGTATACTCTAGTAATAAAGGTACAGAATACTCACTACAGTAGCTGTGTTAGGTTCTTCCTTATTCTGTGTCACCCTCGATCCAGTGCCTATGAACTGGTAAAAGATGAAAGCACAAAAATATACTGCCTTGCTGCTGTCAGTGCATGAGTGTAGGCCTTTGTAGTTGGGTATTTTAAGAGCAATAATACACTCTTCGTCATCTAGCGTGCGGCTAGCTTGTCTGTTTGTTGAATGCCGTAATTAAGGCAAAAATTGACaatattatgcacctatcacaattaaggttttacagcacaaagtgctgaaagtctgtaggacaccagGCTCTAAAGCTTATTTAACGATGTTACATATTAAAGCTGTGTGTTTGAAAATTGTAGCATATACTATGTATGGAGCTTTAGTGTAGCGGGGATTTGTCACAGCCAAACATCAAATGCCCCACcaaagtatttatttatttaaagacTTTCACAGTGTAAAATGCAGAAACTGACAAGGTTTCAAGTTACGTTCCCGAACAAGAGGGCAGTGTGGTGTTTAACTGATCTAAACATGTGGCAAAACTGTGTGGCATTTGTGTAGCTGGAGTGTGTATTTACATTATTATTTGACCTTAGAAGCAGAGAAAACCAAACTACTGCATTCAAGTTATCACTTGCCAGTTAGTATTGATGGTGGCATAGCTTGTCTATTTCTGACAACATATTATACCAATACATCATAACCTTGTGCACCAATTACATGGGGAGTTCTATGAAACTAGGCTATTTACGCTATCGTCCTACTGGTAACATGATTGTTTGACCATGGTGAAGTTGATATCCGTTAATCTCTTGAGGCAGACCATCAGAAAACTTTAATGGTGTTTTGCTGTGCTTTTATGAAGCACCAAAATATTTTATGTAAATTACATTGTTGCAATGAGGCAATTTGATGTGGTATAGAGTGACAACAAAATTATATTTAGAGGCTATTGGGAATTTTGTTAAATGCTACATAGTGGGCACAGGCTTTGTGTTAATTACCCCTGCATAGCTCCACCTCTGGTGGATGAGGCAATACAAAGAAAAGTGCATTACTAACCAGAAAATTTAGTATTCCACTGCCAAAACCATCTGTGGGAAAATTCATTGCATAGGTTAAATGCCCATTCCTATCAAATTACGCATTTTAGCCCCCAAGAAGATTTAATGACAATACCCTGCAAAGTCAAATTATGGGAAACGGCCCGTTGTTGTATGTGATGGTCTTCTGTCAAATTAAATTCATCTGTAGTGTGAGCAATGTGGGGTCCTGCTACATGCATGGCCCTGATAGCAAGAGGGGTAGAATATGTTTCCTGTAGGATTTGGTGTTCTTACATCTACTGTATTTAGGTACATTACTGCCCATGCACAATGCTGCATTTGCTCGCACACTTAAAATCATATACCTCATGTGTGCACGAGCAAATGCATGCAGTGTTATGCTTGGGCAGTACTGTGTATACCAATCGGCAGCATGCATTTATATTCCGCTTCATAGCAAAATCATTTCCGGTGTTGTGGGGGGATGTCATACAGAAAATAGTTCAGGGACAACAACATATAAAGTGTGAACAATGTTATCACACAGGTTTTGCTGAAGCtgttttactgtattacttaggtgatatagtggcataatgaaaaGAAGACAGAATAAGGTCCCTTTGAATTTCATTGCGCCACTTAACCGTAAAAGATGCAGGATTGTTAAGCAGGTCATTATTGTCAACAACCGACCTGACTCTTATCAACACAGTAATACGAgtaataattatgatgttgACAATGGACAAGCACAATTTGACAGCATGTCTGAAGTTGATGGTACTGATGCTGCACAAGAGCTTTCATCTCATACCATACGTAAAGAAAGACTGTCTCAAAAATGGGCTGAGCTGAGAAGTAGAATTTACATAACAATGGTTAATAAACAAGCTATTTCAGATGAAGCAGAGTGTTATGTATGTGGAAGTCCAGCTGTTATAAGATGTTTGCAATGTGGTCCATTTAGTATGTGCTCTAGCTGCTGCACTACTTTGCACAGCAGCAAACAAAACTTCCATCATTTTCCTGAAATTTGGAAGGTAATGTGGAACAGTTACACACATGCATTATAGAACTATTTTTACTGTAGAATGGGTGTTTTGTGCCATTTAACCTTCCTACTCCTTCTGTTAGCCTTGATGACCATGTCTGTGATAGCAGCTCTATGCGTCTGGTTACTTGTTTTCATACTGAAGGTATGCATGTGTAATGTGGTAAATttttatgtaatattttaaGGAATTCCTCAAAACCTTAATATCCAGTTTTGCAAGTGTAAACCAGATGCACTGACACTTGTGGAATTGGGATATTGGCCTGGAACACCAAGTCGGCCTCTAGTTGCCTTTTCCTTCTCTTTTATGGACTGGATGGAAGCACTGCTACTTGAATGCCAGGTTTCTGTACAGGACTTCACTAATGCAGTAGAAATTTATCTGCAAGAGAATATTGTGCAAGTAAGCTGCTGCTAAAGAATCTACATTCACATGTgatatatgcatgtgtatgtcTTTCAGATGCCATGTAGTATCTATCCAGTCTTAATTGATACATTTGAGGAGTACCGGtatagtatatattatatacacagtAGTTGCTTATGATTACTTTATGGGCAATAGGCATGCAAAAGGCAAGCTCAGAATGTTGCATGAGATTTGTGATGATTCTACGAAACCTTGTTTTAATTCCTGTCCAGCATGTCCTAAGGTATTGTTTTAATTAAATGTATAATTCACATTTACATACTGACTTCACTTTAGGACAATGGAATGCTGACACTTTCAATTGATGCAAACTTTGGTTTGTGTCGCAAGAAATCTGCTGGCAGTAGTGTTCATCCACCCCTCTCTGGTAGTAGTATGTTCCTAAACCAGGAAGAGGTGGATGAGTATGTTTGTCAATATGCCACCCATCCTACGCGTAGTACAGAAGTTAGTGAAGTGATAATTCTATGTTTGCATACATATTATTTAACATCAGGGATGCAGTGAGTTTTTAGCAGGAAGTGCACTGAGGTCCCAGAATCGGTATTCTGCATTGAAAGAAACTGCTGTAATGGGTGTAGTATGCCGCCATGAATTTCCCAAATGTTTTTTGAATCTACATCATGGAGAAAGGTATGAAGTTTGATTATTGTATTACTTTTAGGATAATTTTGTAGAATATCATACTGTGTCTACTTGTTGGAGAAGCTAAAAGACTTATATCCTAATCACAGTATCCAACTGATGTATGATATATCCTGTCTACTTGTGAAACATCTGGTGGTATGTGTAACAGTTGTGCAAGCTATGTCTATTGATTGATATTTTATAGGCCAACAAACGTACTGACCTGCTAGAAGGTTTTGAGTTTGCCATTCCTGTTTTTCATGCCTATGGACATACGTCTCAGTGTCAAGTACATTGCAAGCTACAGGGTGTACATGCATCTTGATGTTATCTATACATAGATATTAAGAAACCCTAGGAACATCACTGGGTTCGGTTTAAGTGATGGAGAGGTAGTAGAACGCTTGTGGTCATTTCTGAGAAGGTTTTCTGCCATGACCAAAGAGATGCGGCCTTCCCACCGTGTCGATGTGTTGACTGATGCACTATTGTATTACTGTAGGAAGATCGCAAAAAAAATAGGTTTGGTTTAAATCTCATCGGTTGAAAAAttactaataatattatgtaaaggTCAGTTGCTGTGCAAGCGGATGAGGCATGCAAAAGATGTCCTAAATAATGCTACCGCAAGCCTAGATATCCTCAAACAAAGCAGTTCTGGTTTGTGTGTTATGTAATTTATGATGAGATTGTTAATCTGTGTATGTTTAGAGCCACTTTCTGAAGATGACATTGAATGTTGGTCAAGTGAAATGATGCAAA
This window encodes:
- the LOC136268698 gene encoding electrogenic aspartate/glutamate antiporter SLC25A12, mitochondrial-like, which codes for MKLLEPNYRFALGGIGGARIRSSPKFGVTLMTYELLQRVFQVDFGKSKPPSRKRSDVDLLPQRDPDMIGGFRVAHHCLAGMESRYGLVFPKNSPSPVTTNLQNS
- the LOC136268689 gene encoding uncharacterized protein isoform X2; this translates as MKRRQNKVPLNFIAPLNRKRCRIVKQVIIVNNRPDSYQHSNTSNNYDVDNGQAQFDSMSEVDGTDAAQELSSHTIRKERLSQKWAELRSRIYITMVNKQAISDEAECYVCGSPAVIRCLQCGPFSMCSSCCTTLHSSKQNFHHFPEIWKNGCFVPFNLPTPSVSLDDHVCDSSSMRLVTCFHTEGIPQNLNIQFCKCKPDALTLVELGYWPGTPSRPLVAFSFSFMDWMEALLLECQVSVQDFTNAVEIYLQENIVQMPCSIYPVLIDTFEEYRHAKGKLRMLHEICDDSTKPCFNSCPACPKDNGMLTLSIDANFGLCRKKSAGSSVHPPLSGSSMFLNQEEVDEYVCQYATHPTRSTEGCSEFLAGSALRSQNRYSALKETAVMGVVCRHEFPKCFLNLHHGERISYCVYLLEKLKDLYPNHSIQLMYDISCLLVKHLVANKRTDLLEGFEFAIPVFHAYGHTSQCQILRNPRNITGFGLSDGEVVERLWSFLRRFSAMTKEMRPSHRVDVLTDALLYYCRKIAKKIGQLLCKRMRHAKDVLNNATASLDILKQSSSEPLSEDDIECWSSEMMQNISRNSLPHEISQSWQEEYVSLLDKISSVMNALESSGFDNHVLGISYMLIIDQKIQEIEQKHGIQTRWLDDCPEYIATKSVIQSKEKQKLKLKMRDQAKERWYLLKLKAKYADGQKIAIRLSRRINLVSKQLKGTIAKYNANQPQSTQVQWKDTTDLSNDIYKEAVFASSNIPHSFKAQAVELRHKISRCNEEITRLEEEMKCCSQHFIAKYMGLCQLVDTLESAEVQGRYTKGSISLLKKCLHRCRFELKSLSCLMECTQLPELEAMLTEFCRDNEVFNSDVDINDDDVENICLRKPEQDALSSSDESMLATDDEGENEQHTQWNVQENQALNNSNATEPGDDVLGGSQLQSTGSQLQSTGSQLQSTGSQGKASPLSMPSGSQLQSTGSQLQSTGSQLQSTGSHGKASPLSMPTPCSPNNSSDSEEEMEVQHWRVQSYHQEEYLKTIRSKTNEDLLAGFEEDMKILQKVTQASPASLSRKPKSFLTYPPHVLQQLLKDARESTANVPFFRKKR
- the LOC136268689 gene encoding uncharacterized protein isoform X1, whose product is MKRRQNKVPLNFIAPLNRKRCRIVKQVIIVNNRPDSYQHSNTSNNYDVDNGQAQFDSMSEVDGTDAAQELSSHTIRKERLSQKWAELRSRIYITMVNKQAISDEAECYVCGSPAVIRCLQCGPFSMCSSCCTTLHSSKQNFHHFPEIWKNGCFVPFNLPTPSVSLDDHVCDSSSMRLVTCFHTEGIPQNLNIQFCKCKPDALTLVELGYWPGTPSRPLVAFSFSFMDWMEALLLECQVSVQDFTNAVEIYLQENIVQMPCSIYPVLIDTFEEYRHAKGKLRMLHEICDDSTKPCFNSCPACPKDNGMLTLSIDANFGLCRKKSAGSSVHPPLSGSSMFLNQEEVDEYVCQYATHPTRSTEGCSEFLAGSALRSQNRYSALKETAVMGVVCRHEFPKCFLNLHHGERISYCVYLLEKLKDLYPNHSIQLMYDISCLLVKHLVANKRTDLLEGFEFAIPVFHAYGHTSQCQILRNPRNITGFGLSDGEVVERLWSFLRRFSAMTKEMRPSHRVDVLTDALLYYCRKIAKKIGQLLCKRMRHAKDVLNNATASLDILKQSSSEPLSEDDIECWSSEMMQNISRNSLPHEISQSWQEEYVSLLDKISSVMNALESSGFDNHVLGISYMLIIDQKIQEIEQKHGIQTRWLDDCPEYIATKSVIQSKEKQKLKLKMRDQAKERWYLLKLKAKYADGQKIAIRLSRRINLVSKQLKGTIAKYNANQPQSTQVQWKDTTDLSNDIYKEAVFASSNIPHSFKAQAVELRHKISRCNEEITRLEEEMKCCSQHFIAKYMGLCQLVDTLESAEVQGRYTKGSISLLKKCLHRCRFELKSLSCLMECTQLPELEAMLTEFCRDNEVFNSDVDINDDDVENICLRKPEQDALSSSDESMLATDDEGENEQHTQWNVQENQALNNSNATEPGDDVLGGSQLQSTGSQLQSTGSQLQSTGSQGKASPLSMPSGSQLQSTGSQLQSTGSQLQSTGSHGKASPLSMPSGSRLQSTGSQLQSTGSHGKASPLSIPTPCSPNNSSDSEEEMEVQHWRVQSYHQEEYLKTIRSKTNEDLLAGFEEDMKILQKVTQASPASLSRKPKSFLTYPPHVLQQLLKDARESTANVPFFRKKR